One Pseudoalteromonas undina genomic region harbors:
- a CDS encoding MarR family winged helix-turn-helix transcriptional regulator — protein MKIDLTTFLPYQITHLATQVSNDFSSIYKKEFDLTIPQWRIMANLAHSGQSTAKQLCIQADMDKSTVSRAVKTLIDEGLIYSELNKYDKRAAFLMLTDKGMALYEKITPQALQWERALLSCLSDDEQSQLIAIFEKLKNKLQA, from the coding sequence ATGAAAATAGATTTAACGACATTTTTACCCTATCAAATAACACACTTAGCAACACAGGTAAGTAATGATTTTTCGAGTATTTATAAAAAAGAGTTTGATTTAACTATTCCTCAGTGGCGAATAATGGCTAATTTAGCGCACTCAGGCCAAAGCACAGCAAAACAGTTATGTATTCAAGCAGATATGGATAAGTCGACAGTATCAAGGGCAGTAAAAACGCTAATAGATGAAGGGCTTATTTATAGTGAGTTAAATAAGTATGATAAGCGCGCTGCATTTTTAATGTTAACTGATAAGGGCATGGCTTTGTATGAAAAAATAACGCCACAGGCATTGCAGTGGGAGCGTGCATTATTAAGCTGCTTGTCGGATGATGAACAAAGCCAGTTAATCGCTATTTTTGAAAAATTAAAAAATAAATTACAGGCATAA
- a CDS encoding TonB-dependent receptor, whose protein sequence is MKIQLRKTALSLAIAACVGVSGAAIANETTSAIKGQIMGPNGNPAAGTKVTILHVPSGSVKTTQVNDAGYFTAKGLRVGGPYKVIVDSDIYADQEFNNIILNIGSDYPVNTSLENISDIEQIVVTGRPISTMSGGTGPASTFTLSDLENQPAINRDLKDIIRIDPRVAIDDSRGSINCGGGNPRFNSLTLDGVRMNDNFGLSSNGYPTIRAPFSFDSIEQVAVELAPFDVQYGGFTSCNINAVTKSGGNDIHGGVFYDYTNDSMKGDKIEGNDVDNGDFSEKRYGFNVGLPLINDTLFLFTSYEKLEGVKQFNYSSLVSSAEIDEIRQITRDVYGYEAGATPASSPVEDEKILVKLDWNINDDHRANLIYNYNDGFTLSQSDADGDELAFDSHFYEQGAEFTSIVASLYSDWNDDFSTEVRLGKSELDARVQSLDAASSFGEFQINTKAATVYVGPDDSRQSNDLNYDTTTAKFSGTYYLDQHTITAGFEYEKLEVFNQFVQHTEGEWRFASIDDYKEGIASAVYYNNAAGTNDPTDAAANFAYSQNTFYVQDEYSFSDIDASLTFGLRYDSYSSDDKPALNQNYTDRYGFSNQSTFDGIDLIQPRVGFEWYATDALEVRAGVGLFSGGNPNVWLSNSYSNDGITNIGARIGDISNSYVVGTGDDAKTFVDLFDTPNVNGGTPGYDVPQDMFDKVANTEIGSGDATTNAVDPNFEIPSEWKYSIGATYTTENDYVIALDYLYTDKRDAATLRDIALRPTGEVSFDGRPLYESIEGRDGELLLTNVNGDSGSSSIISAAVSKAFDNGVSMQFSYAYTDADDVNPMTSSVASSNYGNLATSNPGNPGVASSDYEIPHRFTLNLGYKHEFFDGYNTRFNLFGEAYKGLPYSFTFNGSDSAFGDANSNRSRQLLYVPLENDPNVIYDMSADEINEFNDFIASEGLKRGEIAGRNQQNSDWFVKFNFKITQELPGFMDGHKGEAFFVIDNLTNMLNDDWGVLRKGSFVGNRMLKVKTNDQGQYVYSDFSARSAEQSVQRDASLWEMRVGVRYTF, encoded by the coding sequence ATGAAAATTCAACTTCGCAAAACAGCTCTGTCACTTGCTATAGCAGCATGTGTTGGTGTGAGTGGTGCTGCAATTGCAAACGAAACAACTTCTGCAATTAAAGGGCAGATTATGGGCCCTAACGGTAACCCTGCTGCCGGCACTAAAGTAACAATTTTACATGTGCCTTCTGGCTCTGTTAAAACAACGCAAGTAAATGACGCTGGTTACTTTACTGCTAAAGGTCTTCGTGTTGGCGGCCCTTACAAAGTAATCGTAGACTCAGACATCTACGCTGACCAAGAGTTCAATAATATTATTTTGAACATTGGTAGCGACTACCCTGTTAATACTTCACTTGAAAATATCTCAGATATTGAGCAAATTGTTGTTACAGGTCGCCCTATCAGCACTATGTCTGGTGGTACGGGTCCTGCTTCAACATTTACGTTAAGCGATCTTGAAAATCAACCAGCTATTAACCGTGATTTAAAAGATATTATTCGTATTGACCCTCGTGTTGCTATCGATGATAGCCGTGGTTCAATCAACTGTGGTGGTGGTAACCCACGCTTTAACAGCTTAACCCTTGATGGCGTTCGCATGAACGATAACTTTGGCTTAAGCTCAAACGGTTACCCTACAATTCGCGCTCCATTCTCTTTTGATTCAATCGAGCAAGTAGCAGTAGAATTAGCACCATTTGATGTTCAATATGGTGGTTTTACATCATGTAACATCAATGCAGTTACCAAATCTGGCGGCAACGACATTCACGGTGGTGTATTCTACGATTACACTAACGATTCAATGAAAGGCGATAAGATTGAAGGTAATGACGTTGATAACGGTGACTTCAGTGAAAAGCGTTATGGTTTCAACGTTGGCTTACCACTAATCAATGATACGCTTTTCTTATTCACCTCTTACGAAAAACTTGAAGGTGTTAAACAGTTTAACTATTCATCTTTAGTGTCTTCTGCAGAAATTGATGAAATTAGACAGATTACACGTGATGTTTACGGTTACGAAGCCGGTGCTACACCAGCAAGCTCACCAGTAGAAGATGAAAAAATCTTAGTAAAATTAGATTGGAACATCAACGATGATCACCGTGCTAACCTAATTTATAACTACAATGATGGCTTTACCTTATCGCAATCAGATGCAGATGGTGATGAGCTTGCATTCGACAGCCACTTTTATGAGCAAGGTGCTGAGTTTACTTCAATTGTTGCATCACTTTACTCTGATTGGAATGATGATTTCTCAACTGAAGTTCGCTTAGGTAAATCAGAGCTTGACGCTCGTGTTCAATCTTTAGACGCGGCAAGCAGCTTTGGTGAGTTCCAAATCAATACTAAAGCTGCCACTGTTTACGTAGGTCCTGATGACTCTCGTCAATCAAATGATTTAAACTACGACACCACAACAGCTAAGTTCTCAGGTACTTACTACCTTGATCAACACACGATTACTGCTGGTTTTGAGTATGAGAAGTTAGAAGTATTTAATCAATTCGTACAGCATACTGAGGGTGAGTGGCGTTTTGCATCTATCGATGATTACAAGGAAGGTATAGCAAGTGCTGTGTATTACAATAATGCAGCAGGCACAAATGATCCAACAGATGCAGCTGCTAACTTCGCTTACTCACAAAATACATTCTATGTACAAGATGAATATAGCTTTTCAGATATCGATGCATCATTAACATTTGGTCTTCGTTATGATAGTTATTCAAGCGATGACAAACCAGCATTAAACCAAAACTATACTGATCGCTACGGTTTTAGTAACCAGTCAACGTTTGACGGTATTGATTTAATTCAACCACGTGTAGGTTTTGAGTGGTATGCAACCGATGCACTAGAAGTGCGTGCAGGTGTTGGCTTGTTCTCAGGCGGTAACCCAAATGTATGGTTGTCTAACTCATATTCAAATGATGGCATCACAAATATCGGAGCTAGAATTGGCGATATCAGTAACTCTTACGTAGTAGGTACTGGTGACGATGCTAAAACATTTGTAGATTTATTTGATACACCGAATGTAAACGGTGGTACGCCAGGTTATGACGTTCCACAAGATATGTTTGATAAAGTAGCGAATACTGAAATTGGTTCAGGTGATGCTACAACAAATGCAGTAGATCCTAACTTTGAAATTCCATCAGAATGGAAATATTCGATTGGTGCAACCTACACTACTGAAAACGATTATGTAATTGCTCTAGATTACCTTTACACTGATAAGCGCGATGCAGCGACATTACGAGATATCGCACTTCGCCCTACTGGTGAAGTAAGTTTTGACGGTCGTCCTTTGTATGAATCAATTGAAGGTCGTGATGGCGAGCTATTATTAACTAATGTTAACGGTGATAGCGGTTCATCATCAATTATTTCAGCAGCAGTAAGCAAAGCATTCGATAACGGCGTAAGTATGCAGTTCTCTTACGCTTACACTGATGCTGATGATGTAAACCCAATGACTAGTTCTGTAGCCAGCTCAAACTACGGTAACCTAGCAACATCAAACCCGGGTAACCCTGGCGTGGCTTCATCTGATTACGAAATCCCACATCGCTTTACATTAAACCTAGGTTATAAGCATGAGTTCTTTGATGGTTATAACACTCGCTTCAACCTATTTGGTGAAGCATACAAAGGTTTACCTTATAGCTTCACATTTAACGGAAGCGATAGTGCATTTGGTGACGCAAACTCTAATCGCTCGCGTCAATTGCTATATGTACCGCTTGAAAACGATCCTAATGTGATCTACGACATGAGTGCTGATGAAATCAACGAGTTTAACGACTTTATCGCATCTGAAGGTCTTAAGCGTGGTGAAATCGCAGGTCGTAACCAACAGAACTCTGATTGGTTCGTTAAATTTAACTTTAAAATTACTCAAGAGTTACCAGGCTTTATGGACGGCCATAAAGGTGAAGCATTCTTCGTAATCGATAACTTAACTAATATGTTAAACGATGACTGGGGTGTATTAAGAAAAGGCTCATTCGTAGGTAATAGAATGCTTAAAGTTAAAACGAATGATCAAGGTCAATACGTCTACTCAGACTTCAGTGCACGTAGTGCTGAGCAATCTGTACAACGCGATGCCTCTTTATGGGAAATGCGTGTAGGTGTTCGTTACACGTTCTAA
- a CDS encoding TonB-dependent receptor: protein MTKLRLSKLTGAVILALGVSTSAMAADTSSAMRGKITTPSGASAANVKIKVVHQPTGTISELTTNESGTFIANGLRVGGPYTVIIDSDTFNDTTVENIFLNLGETYRLTSQLAPLNIEKIEVSGYKIVQQSGGSSSTFGEDTINNMPSFNRDIKDIARLNPLASINGSGELTFAGSNPRTNGLTVDGIGQNDDFGLSYGGYPTSQPPVALDAIEQISVDVSPFSASKGNFGGGTINAVTKSGTNELKFSGFYETSTPDIAGDVDSISQVFADNRPVLDDDGHRTYIVEQVEPNQTEKRYGFNVGGPLIDDTLFYFVNYNKWSSELDLDYGFEGSGATNEYDVSEESYNRFLNILNNEYGLTDSLGGDPKDTNETLLVKLSWNIADDHRLDFTYQWQDDKDETNFGTGGTSVQFASSRYTYATKFNNFATKLYSDWNEDFSTEIGIAYKDVSSRSLTNSDIGSVKVEEYFRGPSYNFGTDEFRHANSSATENLTLSLDATYLMDEHEINFGMQYESLNLYNLFAANSLGSWEFDNFNGFENREVGNYKGKYDFSYSNAFTNNPNDTAYDATRNQLALYIEDTFYVGDDLEVTAGVRYERLSSDDKPTLNENFLNTYGFSNQENLDGLDIILPRIGFKYYATEALTVNGGVGRFQGGIPNVWYNNSFQNDGITFVDAPQSAINDYYANNQADITQVPDAIKGTLVQGAGSTNYVDPNFELPSSIRAQLGFEYDFDSELLGEGFKWQAEIAYHKKENEAVWHNTAIKPVGVAADGERIIYESIYSGDLADNFDIAMTNSTDDGRSVIISTALAKEWENGLYISASYAHQDVTEASSGSSSRAQSNYQYNITKSRNEDFAARGAYEVEHSFKVNLAYNTEFFSGYATRFNVYFERRSGRPFSYTMGMYQDSDLGDTRDFYSSSAYLAYIPTGADDANVNWDESGLSWSELETLLNRAGISERGQILDRNSGTQPWVTTMDISVKQEIPGFAKGHSGEVYFMIDNFANLLNSDWGVEKRLGFSDQAVYDFGGLDDQGRYIIDSRFNGADVRNYSQYQTSSSAWQAKIGVSYKF, encoded by the coding sequence ATGACTAAGCTTCGCCTTTCGAAATTAACTGGAGCAGTAATTCTTGCTCTAGGAGTTTCAACAAGCGCTATGGCTGCTGACACCTCGTCTGCAATGCGTGGTAAAATAACCACACCTTCAGGTGCGAGCGCTGCAAACGTTAAAATTAAGGTCGTTCATCAGCCTACCGGCACAATCAGTGAGCTAACCACCAATGAAAGTGGTACTTTTATAGCCAATGGTTTACGTGTTGGTGGACCATATACAGTGATCATCGACTCTGATACGTTTAACGATACCACCGTTGAAAACATCTTTTTAAACCTTGGCGAAACTTACCGATTAACGTCGCAATTAGCACCACTCAATATTGAAAAAATTGAAGTGTCTGGTTATAAAATTGTCCAACAATCGGGTGGTTCTAGCAGCACGTTTGGTGAAGATACCATCAACAACATGCCTAGCTTTAATCGTGACATTAAAGACATCGCACGTTTAAACCCACTTGCTAGTATTAATGGTAGCGGCGAGCTAACCTTTGCCGGTAGCAACCCACGTACAAATGGTTTAACCGTAGATGGTATTGGCCAAAATGACGACTTTGGTTTAAGTTACGGCGGCTACCCTACTTCTCAGCCCCCTGTAGCCCTTGATGCGATTGAGCAGATCTCTGTTGATGTTTCTCCATTTTCAGCCTCTAAAGGCAACTTTGGTGGTGGTACTATTAACGCGGTAACTAAGTCAGGTACTAACGAACTTAAGTTTTCTGGTTTTTACGAAACATCAACACCAGATATTGCTGGCGATGTAGACAGTATTTCTCAAGTGTTTGCTGATAACCGCCCTGTTTTAGATGACGATGGTCACCGTACATACATCGTTGAACAAGTAGAACCTAACCAAACTGAAAAACGCTACGGTTTTAATGTTGGCGGCCCACTTATAGACGATACCTTATTTTACTTTGTTAACTACAATAAATGGTCAAGCGAACTAGATTTAGATTATGGTTTTGAAGGTTCAGGCGCAACCAACGAATACGATGTGAGTGAAGAAAGCTATAACCGTTTCCTTAATATTCTAAATAACGAATACGGCTTAACAGACTCTCTTGGAGGCGACCCTAAAGACACCAACGAAACATTACTTGTAAAATTAAGCTGGAACATTGCTGATGATCATCGCTTAGATTTTACCTATCAGTGGCAAGATGACAAAGATGAAACAAACTTTGGTACTGGTGGCACATCAGTTCAGTTTGCATCAAGTCGTTATACCTACGCAACCAAGTTTAATAACTTTGCTACCAAGCTATATTCAGATTGGAACGAAGACTTTTCAACTGAAATCGGTATTGCATACAAAGATGTATCATCGAGAAGTTTAACAAATTCTGATATTGGTAGCGTTAAAGTTGAAGAATACTTCCGCGGACCTTCTTATAACTTTGGTACCGATGAGTTTCGCCATGCAAATAGCTCAGCAACAGAAAATTTAACACTTTCTCTTGATGCCACTTATTTAATGGACGAGCATGAAATTAACTTTGGTATGCAATATGAGTCGTTAAACTTATACAACCTTTTTGCAGCTAACTCACTCGGTTCATGGGAATTTGATAACTTTAATGGTTTCGAAAATCGTGAAGTAGGTAACTACAAAGGAAAGTACGATTTTAGCTACAGCAATGCCTTTACAAATAACCCTAATGACACCGCTTACGACGCAACCCGTAATCAATTAGCACTTTACATTGAAGATACTTTTTATGTTGGTGATGATTTAGAAGTAACAGCAGGTGTTCGTTATGAGCGTTTATCTTCTGATGATAAACCAACACTCAACGAAAACTTTTTAAACACCTATGGCTTTAGCAATCAAGAAAACCTCGATGGGTTAGATATTATTCTACCGCGTATTGGCTTTAAGTATTACGCTACAGAAGCATTAACAGTTAACGGTGGTGTAGGTCGTTTCCAAGGTGGTATCCCTAACGTTTGGTACAATAACTCATTCCAAAACGATGGCATTACTTTTGTAGATGCACCTCAAAGTGCTATTAACGATTATTATGCTAATAATCAAGCTGATATCACTCAAGTACCAGATGCCATAAAAGGCACTTTAGTTCAAGGTGCAGGTAGCACAAACTATGTTGACCCAAATTTTGAACTACCGTCAAGCATCCGTGCACAACTTGGTTTTGAGTACGACTTTGATTCTGAGTTATTAGGTGAAGGCTTTAAATGGCAAGCAGAAATTGCTTATCACAAAAAAGAAAACGAAGCTGTGTGGCATAACACCGCCATTAAACCTGTAGGTGTAGCGGCAGACGGCGAACGTATTATCTATGAAAGTATTTACAGCGGTGACTTAGCTGATAACTTCGATATCGCAATGACTAACTCAACTGATGATGGTCGTTCTGTTATTATTTCAACAGCACTTGCTAAAGAGTGGGAAAATGGCCTTTATATTTCAGCAAGCTATGCACATCAAGATGTAACAGAAGCGTCTTCAGGTTCTTCATCACGTGCACAAAGCAACTATCAGTACAATATCACTAAGAGCCGAAATGAAGACTTTGCTGCCCGTGGTGCATATGAAGTAGAGCATAGCTTTAAAGTTAATTTAGCGTATAACACTGAGTTCTTCAGTGGCTATGCCACAAGATTTAATGTGTATTTTGAACGTCGCTCTGGTCGTCCATTTAGCTATACTATGGGTATGTATCAAGATAGTGACTTAGGTGATACGCGTGACTTTTATTCAAGCTCAGCTTATTTAGCGTATATTCCAACTGGTGCAGATGATGCAAACGTAAACTGGGATGAATCAGGGCTATCATGGAGTGAACTTGAGACACTACTTAATAGAGCGGGTATTTCTGAGCGAGGTCAAATCTTAGACCGTAACTCAGGCACGCAACCATGGGTTACCACTATGGATATTAGCGTTAAACAAGAGATCCCAGGTTTTGCAAAAGGTCATAGCGGTGAGGTTTACTTTATGATTGATAACTTTGCCAACTTATTAAACAGTGACTGGGGCGTAGAAAAGCGCTTAGGTTTCTCTGACCAAGCAGTTTACGACTTTGGCGGCTTAGACGATCAAGGTCGTTATATAATTGATAGCAGATTTAATGGCGCTGATGTTCGTAACTATAGCCAATATCAAACTAGCTCATCAGCTTGGCAAGCTAAAATCGGTGTTAGCTATAAGTTTTAA
- a CDS encoding S1/P1 nuclease, producing MQINVKYSLSLTLLISAIFASTDCNAWGQNGHRVVGKIAESHISENTKTALIPYLNGESLAQVSTWPDEMRSAPGDFWQKKSSRWHYINADDDAKFSFNHEHTEHKESVTNILEGIHYSIKVLKDDKASLAAKQFSLRFLVHLVGDSHQPFHAGRAEDRGGNRIKVSFFNQQTNLHSLWDTKLVENENLSFTEYAQFINTNNSELISEYLHSTPTSWLEESHNLALQIYKSTDENISYDYIFTNTPIVKTRLQQAGIRLAGLLNTLFDPTNKKSKMALTQQTKK from the coding sequence ATGCAGATAAATGTAAAATATTCGCTTTCATTAACACTATTAATTAGTGCAATATTTGCAAGCACAGACTGTAATGCTTGGGGGCAAAATGGCCACCGCGTCGTTGGGAAAATTGCAGAGTCGCACATAAGCGAAAACACTAAAACTGCACTTATTCCTTATCTTAATGGTGAATCTTTAGCACAGGTTTCAACATGGCCAGATGAAATGCGCTCTGCACCAGGTGATTTTTGGCAAAAAAAATCATCACGCTGGCACTATATTAACGCAGATGACGATGCAAAATTCAGCTTTAACCACGAACACACTGAACATAAAGAATCAGTAACAAACATATTAGAAGGCATTCACTATTCAATTAAAGTATTGAAGGATGACAAAGCAAGCCTTGCAGCCAAGCAGTTTAGTTTACGTTTTTTAGTGCACTTAGTCGGCGACAGCCATCAACCATTTCATGCAGGTAGGGCTGAAGATAGAGGCGGTAATCGCATTAAGGTTTCTTTCTTCAACCAACAAACCAATCTTCATAGCTTGTGGGATACTAAGCTAGTAGAAAATGAAAATTTATCTTTTACTGAATATGCTCAATTTATAAATACCAATAACAGCGAACTAATTAGCGAGTATTTACACAGTACGCCAACAAGTTGGCTTGAAGAGTCACATAACCTTGCTTTACAAATATACAAATCAACAGATGAGAATATTAGCTACGACTATATTTTCACTAACACCCCTATTGTGAAAACCCGCTTGCAACAAGCTGGTATTCGCTTAGCTGGATTGTTAAATACATTATTTGATCCTACTAACAAGAAATCAAAAATGGCTTTAACACAGCAAACCAAAAAATAA
- the ushA gene encoding bifunctional UDP-sugar hydrolase/5'-nucleotidase UshA, whose protein sequence is MRTLIFLVFFLGLSGCASDSVNKPAAQYLTVLHTNDNHGRFWHNEKGEYGMAARKTLIDQLRADAKAQGHQVLLLSGGDINTGIPESDLQFAEPDFKGMSKIGYDAMALGNHEFDNPLSVLKQQQQWANFPLLSANIFDKQTNETIFERYKIFNKGGLTIAVIGLTTTDTAKIGNPQYIGHLDFKDPVEITASLTQTLKTKYNPDITIAVTHMGHYVDANYGINAPGDVTLARSLDKNALDMIIGGHSQEPVCMAAENVTDEHFKPGLACKPDQQNGTWIMQAHEWGKYVGKAEFKLESGQLSLLSYQLLPVNLYVDKKQKDGSVKSVLSANYIKPDPELQTFLAAYQQKGAKQIEGKIGFVNDRLEGDRNKVRFEQTNLARVIIQAQINTVGADFGIISGGGVRDSINAGDVSYKDILKVQPFKNRVAYIDFKGSDILTYLNVVTRFPPDSGAYMQYHNLAFELKGEQVTNVFIAGKPLDISKTYRMSINEYNASGGDSYPKITQMAGFVSTDETDSQALKRFFAEHSPVDAREFAPK, encoded by the coding sequence ATGCGTACACTTATTTTTCTTGTTTTTTTCCTTGGTTTATCTGGCTGTGCCAGCGACTCTGTCAATAAACCTGCAGCACAATATTTAACAGTTCTTCATACCAATGATAACCATGGTCGCTTTTGGCATAACGAAAAAGGCGAATATGGTATGGCTGCGCGTAAAACTTTAATTGACCAGCTAAGAGCAGATGCAAAGGCACAAGGACATCAGGTGTTATTATTATCAGGTGGCGATATTAATACCGGCATCCCTGAATCAGACCTGCAATTTGCTGAGCCCGATTTTAAAGGCATGTCGAAAATTGGCTATGACGCAATGGCATTAGGTAACCACGAGTTTGATAATCCATTAAGTGTATTAAAACAACAACAGCAATGGGCTAACTTCCCTCTTTTATCTGCCAATATTTTCGATAAACAAACTAACGAAACTATTTTTGAGCGCTATAAAATATTTAATAAAGGCGGCTTAACCATTGCCGTTATTGGTTTAACAACCACAGACACTGCTAAAATTGGTAACCCGCAATACATTGGTCACTTAGATTTTAAAGATCCGGTTGAAATAACCGCCTCACTTACACAAACATTAAAAACAAAATATAACCCTGACATTACCATTGCGGTAACGCATATGGGCCATTATGTAGATGCTAATTATGGGATCAATGCCCCTGGTGATGTCACACTTGCTCGTTCTTTAGATAAAAACGCCCTTGATATGATTATTGGTGGCCATTCCCAAGAGCCAGTGTGTATGGCTGCTGAAAATGTTACTGATGAGCACTTTAAACCGGGTTTAGCCTGTAAACCAGATCAGCAAAATGGAACATGGATAATGCAAGCCCATGAATGGGGCAAGTATGTGGGAAAAGCGGAGTTTAAATTGGAAAGTGGCCAATTATCACTGCTCAGTTATCAATTATTACCCGTTAATTTATACGTAGATAAAAAGCAAAAAGACGGGAGCGTAAAATCCGTACTTTCAGCAAATTACATTAAACCAGATCCAGAACTGCAAACCTTTTTAGCGGCGTACCAACAAAAAGGAGCAAAGCAAATTGAGGGTAAAATTGGCTTCGTCAATGACAGACTTGAGGGAGATCGCAACAAAGTACGCTTTGAACAAACAAACCTTGCGCGCGTCATCATCCAAGCACAAATAAACACCGTGGGTGCGGATTTTGGTATTATTAGTGGTGGCGGTGTTCGCGATAGCATTAATGCAGGTGACGTGAGCTATAAAGATATACTTAAAGTACAACCTTTCAAAAATCGTGTCGCCTATATCGACTTCAAAGGCAGTGATATTTTAACCTATTTAAACGTTGTGACACGTTTTCCACCCGACTCTGGGGCTTACATGCAATATCATAACTTAGCATTTGAATTGAAAGGTGAGCAGGTAACTAACGTGTTCATTGCTGGAAAACCGCTTGATATAAGCAAAACATACCGCATGAGTATTAATGAATATAACGCTTCAGGTGGCGATAGTTATCCAAAAATTACACAAATGGCAGGTTTTGTAAGCACTGATGAAACTGACTCGCAAGCTTTAAAGCGATTTTTTGCTGAACATAGCCCCGTTGATGCTCGTGAATTTGCACCTAAATAA
- a CDS encoding peptidylprolyl isomerase, producing MKKLILASILTAASFSTVATIVEMQTSQGTIEINLFDQQTPKTVENFLSYVDDAAYNQTVIHRSVDKFVIQGGGFTFSDEMDPITTKPAVINEPVYSNVKGTIAMAKQGGNENSATSQWFFNMSDNSQNLDLQNGGFTVFGQVTAQSQETLDKIAALVHCSQMPLVGVTKEQCSDENLIISNENLVSIQSVVVLDDDPNSAQNLTPKENTLIDNVEVTPPKTSDSSGSMAWLLGALLLVAPRLKRAK from the coding sequence ATGAAGAAGCTTATCTTAGCGTCAATTTTAACTGCAGCAAGTTTTTCAACCGTAGCAACCATAGTCGAAATGCAGACGAGCCAAGGAACGATAGAAATTAACTTGTTTGATCAACAAACACCTAAAACAGTAGAAAACTTCCTAAGTTATGTTGATGATGCCGCCTACAATCAAACGGTTATACATCGCTCTGTTGATAAGTTTGTTATTCAAGGAGGGGGTTTTACTTTTTCTGATGAAATGGATCCAATTACAACTAAGCCTGCGGTAATAAACGAACCTGTTTATTCAAACGTTAAAGGGACAATTGCTATGGCAAAGCAGGGCGGTAATGAAAACAGCGCTACTAGCCAATGGTTTTTTAACATGAGTGATAATAGCCAAAACTTAGATTTGCAAAATGGTGGATTTACAGTATTCGGACAAGTCACTGCGCAAAGCCAAGAAACCTTAGATAAAATTGCTGCCTTAGTTCATTGTTCTCAGATGCCATTAGTTGGTGTTACTAAAGAGCAATGTTCAGATGAAAACTTAATCATTAGTAATGAAAACTTGGTATCAATTCAAAGTGTGGTTGTGCTTGATGATGATCCTAATTCAGCACAAAACTTAACACCAAAAGAGAATACATTAATTGATAACGTTGAAGTTACACCACCAAAAACGTCAGACTCTAGTGGCAGTATGGCATGGTTATTAGGTGCACTATTGCTAGTAGCACCTCGCTTAAAACGTGCTAAGTAA
- a CDS encoding MAPEG family protein: MEKIIIMAMFVQVTLSLVVMVVMGKRRFAAAKNKQIQLSDFAAMRLDNAGDHVRVADRNFSNQFEIPVLFYAGCLLALQLNMASVPIAVLACIFVATRIIHSLIHLGSNHLRARFRVFLLGCLSVFVMWFLLLLGVLLN; the protein is encoded by the coding sequence ATGGAAAAGATAATAATAATGGCCATGTTTGTGCAGGTAACACTTTCATTAGTTGTTATGGTGGTTATGGGAAAACGTCGTTTTGCAGCGGCTAAAAATAAACAAATACAGTTAAGCGACTTTGCTGCTATGCGCCTCGATAATGCAGGCGATCATGTGAGAGTAGCGGATCGTAATTTTAGCAATCAATTTGAAATACCTGTGCTTTTTTATGCGGGATGTTTACTTGCTTTACAGCTTAATATGGCAAGTGTCCCTATCGCAGTATTGGCGTGTATATTTGTAGCCACACGCATTATTCATAGCCTCATTCACCTTGGTAGTAATCATTTAAGAGCCCGTTTTAGAGTATTTTTACTAGGCTGCTTATCTGTATTTGTAATGTGGTTTTTGCTATTGCTGGGTGTACTTTTAAACTAA